A part of Dehalococcoidia bacterium genomic DNA contains:
- a CDS encoding MFS transporter, with the protein MPAVEDPPAVEAPPLKPPSRLSVILARSGFLGALSTHDFAMLFSGQFASEIGNGLIQLALPWLVLELTGSAFQLGLAFFVQFLPMLLFGLVGGVFVDRWDRRMTIIVVDTIRALAFFSVGAIYYFDALTPLHLYAVIFLSSTLANFFNPARAALMPNLVSPAHLRSANSLMEVSRHVGFMVAPVVGGVMIDLIGPAALMLVDGASFLISAATVTWIGYRQPRTEPQASLGFMQAAIGVVDETAAGLKRIMQTHLLKVAILIGFALNVMIAPIEVLLPLFVVNVKKAGPDYFALLVAGLLVGLIAGSLTAPANSRRFGLGRITIGAVLVLGVVVTAAPWPPTPWPPFVAMALAGVAIGTLNVCQTTLLQGATTDDERGRISATYYTATLGVRPPGFLLMGILASAIDIRVLFSLVGSMALVLGLVLSRSEEVRRVR; encoded by the coding sequence ATGCCGGCCGTAGAGGACCCTCCGGCCGTCGAAGCGCCACCACTGAAGCCACCGTCCCGCCTCTCCGTCATCCTCGCCAGGTCGGGTTTCCTTGGCGCGCTCTCGACGCACGACTTCGCCATGCTGTTTTCCGGGCAGTTCGCCTCGGAGATCGGCAACGGCCTGATTCAGCTCGCCCTGCCCTGGTTGGTCCTGGAGCTCACGGGCTCGGCCTTCCAGCTCGGCCTCGCCTTCTTCGTGCAGTTCCTGCCGATGCTCCTCTTCGGCCTCGTCGGTGGCGTATTCGTCGACCGCTGGGACCGGCGCATGACCATAATCGTCGTCGACACGATCAGGGCGCTGGCCTTCTTCTCTGTCGGCGCCATCTACTACTTCGATGCCCTGACGCCCCTCCATCTGTACGCGGTCATCTTCCTCAGCAGCACGCTGGCGAACTTCTTCAACCCGGCGCGCGCTGCCTTGATGCCGAACCTGGTATCTCCAGCGCACCTGCGCTCCGCGAACTCACTCATGGAGGTGTCGCGGCACGTCGGCTTCATGGTCGCGCCCGTGGTGGGCGGCGTAATGATCGACCTCATCGGTCCGGCCGCGCTCATGCTGGTCGACGGCGCGAGCTTCCTGATTTCGGCCGCGACCGTGACCTGGATCGGCTACCGGCAGCCGCGCACCGAGCCCCAGGCGTCTCTCGGCTTCATGCAGGCAGCCATTGGCGTAGTCGACGAGACGGCGGCAGGGCTGAAGCGGATCATGCAGACCCACCTCCTGAAGGTCGCGATCCTCATCGGCTTCGCCCTTAACGTGATGATTGCGCCGATCGAGGTGCTGCTGCCGCTGTTTGTGGTGAATGTCAAGAAGGCGGGCCCGGATTACTTCGCCCTGTTGGTGGCCGGCCTGCTCGTCGGCCTGATCGCCGGCTCCCTCACCGCGCCGGCAAACTCACGCCGCTTCGGCCTGGGTCGCATAACCATCGGCGCCGTCCTCGTTCTCGGCGTCGTGGTAACGGCCGCCCCCTGGCCGCCCACCCCTTGGCCGCCCTTCGTCGCCATGGCACTGGCGGGCGTTGCCATAGGCACCCTGAATGTCTGCCAGACCACGCTCCTTCAGGGCGCGACCACTGACGATGAGCGCGGCCGAATATCAGCGACGTACTACACCGCCACGCTGGGAGTACGGCCGCCGGGCTTCCTCCTCATGGGCATCCTCGCCTCAGCTATCGACATAAGGGTCCTCTTCTCTCTCGTGGGCAGCATGGCACTGGTGCTCGGGTTGGTGCTGAGCCGGTCCGAGGAAGTGCGGCGGGTGCGTTAA
- a CDS encoding sulfurtransferase TusA family protein, with translation MNDHPFADYVLDCRGTLCPMPVVRLRQEIDKIDAGKVIKVLATDPASVQDMPAFARNTGHELLQSVEGAGVFEFYFRKTAEGAS, from the coding sequence TTGAACGACCATCCCTTCGCCGACTACGTCCTTGACTGCCGCGGTACCTTGTGTCCGATGCCCGTCGTCCGCCTACGCCAGGAGATCGACAAGATCGATGCCGGCAAGGTAATCAAGGTGCTTGCCACCGACCCGGCGAGCGTCCAGGACATGCCCGCGTTCGCGCGCAACACGGGCCACGAGCTGCTGCAGTCGGTCGAGGGCGCCGGCGTCTTCGAGTTCTACTTCCGTAAGACCGCGGAGGGAGCTTCATGA
- a CDS encoding DsrE/DsrF/DrsH-like family protein — MTAQGSGNGSTGRTARPRAKPDAPTSLDPALEARVEEIVARKFAELVESNLTALTAAKSTAKPERKRRRLALVASKGTLDMAYPPLILASTAGSMGWEVGVFFTFYGLDIINKKRNKHLQVAPVGNPAMPVPVPNLVGAIPGMTAMATRMMKGWMDAARMPSIDELIDVCRMTGVKMIACSTTMGVMKVSAEDIMDGMEIGGAAAFLDFAADADVSLFV; from the coding sequence ATGACAGCACAGGGTTCCGGAAACGGCAGTACGGGCAGGACAGCGCGGCCGCGCGCGAAACCCGACGCGCCGACCTCGCTGGACCCGGCGCTCGAAGCCCGCGTCGAGGAAATCGTTGCGCGCAAGTTCGCCGAGCTGGTGGAGTCGAACCTGACGGCGCTGACAGCCGCGAAGTCCACTGCGAAGCCGGAACGGAAGCGCCGGCGGCTGGCACTCGTGGCCTCCAAGGGCACGCTGGACATGGCCTATCCCCCCCTGATCCTGGCATCGACGGCCGGCTCGATGGGTTGGGAGGTCGGCGTCTTCTTCACGTTCTACGGGCTCGACATCATCAACAAAAAGCGCAACAAGCACCTCCAGGTCGCGCCCGTTGGCAACCCGGCGATGCCCGTGCCGGTGCCGAACCTGGTAGGCGCCATCCCCGGGATGACGGCGATGGCGACCAGGATGATGAAGGGCTGGATGGACGCGGCGCGCATGCCAAGCATCGACGAGCTGATCGACGTCTGCCGCATGACCGGCGTGAAGATGATCGCCTGCTCCACGACGATGGGCGTGATGAAAGTGAGCGCCGAGGACATCATGGACGGCATGGAAATCGGCGGCGCCGCTGCTTTCCTCGACTTCGCGGCGGACGCCGACGTCAGTCTATTCGTTTAG
- a CDS encoding NIPSNAP family protein, whose product MIYELRIYTVHPGKMGALQARFREHTCKLFEKHGIKNVGYWTNAIGGRSDELWYMVAYEDLGARQKAWASFAADPEWQRVRAESEKDGPIVHHIENRIMAPTNFSPLG is encoded by the coding sequence ATGATCTACGAGTTGCGTATCTACACAGTCCACCCGGGGAAGATGGGGGCCCTGCAGGCGCGCTTTCGCGAGCACACCTGCAAGCTGTTCGAGAAGCATGGCATCAAGAATGTCGGCTACTGGACGAACGCCATCGGCGGGCGCAGCGACGAGCTGTGGTACATGGTGGCGTACGAAGACCTCGGCGCGAGGCAGAAGGCCTGGGCTTCGTTCGCCGCCGACCCCGAATGGCAGCGAGTGCGGGCCGAGTCAGAGAAGGACGGCCCCATCGTGCACCATATCGAGAACCGGATCATGGCGCCGACCAACTTTTCGCCCCTGGGATAG
- the aspS gene encoding aspartate--tRNA ligase: MLKTHYCGELRAEHAGTKVTLAGWVHRRRDHGGLIFLDLRDSTGIVQVVVNPRTSAAAHAAAAEVRNEYVVQVAGEVTRRRPGTENASLPTGAIEVAAAEVTVLNPSRTPPFYINEEVPVEDTLRLKYRYLDLRRERMHANLVLRHRIVAEIRRFLGERGFIEIETPNLANPTPEGARDYLVPSRIYPGNFYALPQSPQQFKQLLMVAGFERYFQIARCFRDEDLRADRQPEFTQLDLEMSFVTQEDVLDLIEELYLSIARTVRPDLNVPAPFPRLTYEECMRRFGSDKPDLRYGLELVDFTDLCAGTEFAVFKSAVESGGSIEGICVPGGAQFSRREIDELTETVRQLGAKGLVSVAFLANPASATEDQVRSPVLRHLGLETARRLAARAGAGMGDLLLIVAGVGGIGMKEPGSVHRVKPALDALRRALAAKLNLADPNTLRFFFVVDVPLVEWNEDEKRWDATHHLFTSVKEEDLPLLDVDPGKARSNAYDLGCNGFEIASGSIRIHDRAQQERIFRLLGIDPEEARIRFGHMLEAFEFGAPPHGGIAPGIDRTVAVFAGETDIREVIAFPKTKSGSDPMTGAPSPADPALLETLHLKVVYPEKKA, translated from the coding sequence ATGCTGAAGACCCACTATTGCGGCGAGCTACGGGCTGAGCATGCCGGCACGAAGGTGACACTGGCCGGCTGGGTGCACCGCCGCCGCGACCACGGCGGGCTCATTTTCCTGGACCTGCGCGACAGCACCGGCATCGTGCAGGTGGTGGTCAACCCCCGGACGTCGGCCGCCGCGCACGCTGCCGCGGCCGAGGTCCGGAACGAGTACGTGGTACAGGTCGCCGGGGAGGTCACACGCCGGCGCCCGGGGACCGAAAACGCGAGCCTGCCGACTGGCGCCATCGAAGTGGCGGCGGCCGAGGTGACCGTCCTCAACCCCTCGCGCACACCGCCCTTCTACATCAACGAGGAAGTGCCCGTGGAGGACACTCTCCGCCTCAAGTACCGTTACCTGGACCTGCGCCGCGAGCGCATGCACGCGAACCTGGTCCTGCGGCACCGCATTGTGGCCGAGATCCGGCGCTTTCTGGGCGAGCGCGGGTTCATCGAGATCGAGACGCCGAACCTGGCGAACCCGACGCCGGAGGGTGCCCGCGACTACCTGGTGCCGAGCCGGATCTATCCCGGCAACTTCTACGCCCTACCGCAGTCGCCCCAGCAGTTCAAGCAGCTGCTGATGGTGGCAGGCTTCGAGCGCTACTTCCAGATCGCGCGCTGCTTCCGCGACGAAGATTTGCGCGCTGACCGTCAGCCCGAGTTCACCCAGCTCGACCTGGAAATGAGCTTCGTGACCCAGGAGGACGTGCTCGATCTGATCGAGGAGCTCTACCTGAGCATCGCCAGGACGGTCCGGCCTGACCTGAACGTGCCCGCCCCCTTCCCGCGCCTGACTTACGAGGAGTGCATGCGCCGCTTCGGCTCCGACAAACCAGACCTGCGCTACGGCCTGGAGCTGGTGGACTTCACGGACCTCTGCGCCGGCACCGAGTTCGCCGTCTTCAAGAGCGCCGTGGAGAGCGGCGGCTCGATCGAGGGGATCTGTGTCCCGGGTGGCGCCCAGTTCAGCCGCCGCGAGATCGACGAACTCACGGAGACCGTGAGGCAACTGGGCGCCAAGGGGCTCGTGTCCGTGGCCTTCCTGGCGAACCCGGCGAGCGCGACGGAAGACCAGGTGCGGTCGCCGGTGCTCCGGCACCTCGGCCTCGAGACCGCGCGCCGGCTGGCGGCGCGCGCCGGCGCCGGCATGGGCGACCTGCTGCTTATCGTGGCCGGCGTTGGCGGCATCGGCATGAAAGAGCCGGGCTCGGTGCACCGCGTAAAGCCGGCGCTGGACGCCCTCCGCCGGGCGCTGGCCGCGAAGCTCAACCTTGCGGACCCGAACACGCTGCGGTTCTTCTTCGTCGTAGACGTGCCGCTGGTGGAGTGGAACGAAGACGAAAAGCGCTGGGACGCCACCCATCACCTGTTCACATCGGTGAAGGAGGAGGATCTGCCACTCCTGGACGTCGACCCCGGGAAGGCGCGCAGCAACGCCTATGACCTGGGCTGCAACGGCTTCGAGATCGCCAGCGGCAGCATCCGGATCCACGACCGGGCGCAGCAGGAGCGCATCTTCCGCCTGCTGGGGATCGACCCGGAGGAAGCGCGGATCCGCTTCGGCCACATGCTGGAGGCATTCGAGTTCGGCGCGCCGCCCCACGGGGGGATCGCGCCAGGGATCGACCGGACCGTGGCAGTATTCGCCGGCGAGACCGACATCCGCGAGGTAATCGCCTTCCCGAAGACCAAGAGCGGCTCTGACCCGATGACCGGCGCGCCCTCGCCGGCAGACCCGGCGTTGCTCGAGACACTCCATCTAAAGGTCGTGTACCCCGAGAAGAAGGCGTAA